Below is a window of Calditrichota bacterium DNA.
GCACTTAATCCCCGCTCGGCGCAATCAGCTCAGCGCGTAGCAGAAGACTGCGGCGGCGGTCACTAAGTTCAAACTCTCGGCGTTGCCTTTGGGTTTCAGGGTGACTTTGTGTTTGCAGGCGGATTCGAGTTCTGCTGAGATGCCGCGTGACTCGTTGCCGAGCACCAAAAGTTTTGGAGATGCAAAGGACTCACTTACGCTCACGCCTTCATGAGCGGCGAGTGCAATTGAATCACCTTTCCAATCTAAAACAAATCGGTGGATATCACCCACCTCGCGGACGGGTTGATGAAAGATCGAGCCCATCGAGCCGCGCACGACTTTTTCGTTCCACACGTCCGCCGAGCCGGGGCCAAGAATCAACTCCGACGCGCCGAAGAAATCCGCGACGCGAAGCAGCGCGCCGCAGTTGCCGGGATCGCTGACCTGTTCGCACAACAGCGTGACGCCCGACTTGCGCGCGGGAAGTTTGAACTGTTTGCCGACGGCGGCGATGCCTTGCGTGGCCTCGACTTGCGACACGCGGCGAAAAACGTCCGTGTTGAGTTGGTAGCTCAGAATTTTGGGGAATTCGTACGCGAGAAATTCCCAGCGCGAGGCCTCCGTGCTCTGTAATAGTAAGCAATCCACGGCCTCGGCGGCCAGCGCCTCGCGCACGCAGACTTCGCCCTCGATCAGGAACAATCCCGATTCGCGGCGAAATTTTTTCTGCGACAGCCGCGCCCAGTCTGCGACCTGCTTACGTGTAGGTGAAAGGAGATCTGTCATAATTTCGCGTCCGGCCCATAGACATTCAGCGTCGGAGTTCGGTATCTCAGATTGAGTTGAAACTCTTCAAGAAGTGTTGGATCGTTGATTTCAAGAATATATGCACCCAAAGCGTATACTCCACTTCATCCCGGTCTGTTTTGCTGCATCAGATTCGTCAACGCACCGTAAATCGACGCAGTGCTTCTCCGGGTATGACAGGGACAATCATCAGCGATCGTTCTCAACACACTAATCAAATTCGTAGAGTCCTCAACAGAAAACATCTGAGGTTGTGTCTCCTTCTTCTTGTGAGAACCTGGACCCAAAAACACCAGTCCATCGATCAACCCTTCGCAGCGCATCGGAGTATCTTTGCTTAGCCCTTCAAAATGCTTGAGCGCGCGCCATGCAAAAATCTTGCGATTGGTCGTGTCTCGCAGTGAATTATATCGCGCGAATAGCAAACGGTTATCGTCATCTTGTTCTGTCGCCCGCTGAACCTCAAACTCAAACCAATTTGAAGTCACTCCAAGATCGAAATACCCTCGGTACTTCCCGGGCAAAAGACCAACCATTGAGTGCGTCGACTCATTGAAGGAGTGTTCCCCGTCATATGGAGGAAATCTATTTTCTTCGACGAGCGGTGCGCCAAGGTGTCCCCACTTCAATTCGTACACCCCGCCGCTCGGTATAAAACACATTGAGTCCGTTGCATCATGCGGGAGCCTTCGCATCACGCTCAAACTCGGCGCCAAAAGATTAAACAACCCCCCGTCGGATTTTTCTAAGTGAATCAGGTGGCGATCTGTATTTTGCCAGCTCAGTTTTGTCGAGGGCGAGTCGACCAGCGTCTCGATATACATTCGCACATACATCTCCTCGCCTTCCACATAGTCCGCCTTCCACATCTTCCCTCGGACGGCGTATTCACTCTTCCGCGCAGAAATCTCCGCAGAAGACAGCGATCGATAAGATCGTGGCTGCGTGTCCGTACATGCTGCCCCAATCAGCCCCAAAACCACGGCAACTATGATACAAGCGGAGCGCATGTCTCAACTCGTCCTCAAATACCCATCTCTCTTTAGCCCCCAGAAGCCTACGACCATCAGCACGAACCAGACCGCCGCCCAGAGGTTGTTTAGCATCAGAAGATAGCCTAATCCGAGGGTCAATCCAAATACGAAGAGGAAGCCCCACGCGAAGCCGCGAGCGGGAGTCTTTAGGGATTGTGTTTTGGGAAGAGTCAAGCCGTGTTTGCGGCAGTGCTCGGCTACCGGTGCCCAAAATCCCGGGGGCGAGGTGCGGCGGTAGAACTCGATTAGTTGCCCCATCGGCGCGGGCTTGGTCAGGAAGGTCGCGGATAGCCAAATCGCCATCGAGCCAAAGGTGATGATCAAGAGTTTCAATCCGAAATACATCGGCCCCGCGCTGAACAGCGCCACGGTGATGACGCTCGAAGCGGCCATCGCGGCAATTTCGCTCCATGCGTTGATGCGCCACCAGAACCATCTGAGAATATACACCGGCCCGGTGCCTGCGCCGAAGGCGATCACGAATTTGAAGGCTTCGGTGACGCTGGACGTGTAGTAGGCCGCGAGTCCTGCCGCAATCAATACGAGTACCGTGGCATATTTACCGGCGCGCAAATAGTGCTTTTCGTCTTTGTCTTTGACTAAGAAATGTCTGTAAAAATCGTGAACCAGATAGCTCGCGCCCCAATTGAGTTGTGTGGAGACCGTGCTCATGAACGCGGCCAAGAGTGACGCGACCATCACACCCAGCCAACCCGACGGCATGACTTTCATCATCAGGTTTGGATAGGCCATCTCGGGATCGTCGACGACGGGATAGATGATCAACGTGCAGAGCGCGACGATCACCCACGGCCACGTGCGAAAGGCCAAATTTGTCAAACTATACCACAACGTCGCCAAAAACGCGTGCTGCTCATTTTTGCAGGCATTTTGCCGCTGAATGATTTTCCCGCCGCCGTCGCTATTGACATTGGCCCACCACGTGATGCCTGTGTAAACCAAGAATCCCAGAAACGCTGGCGTCCACCAGTCCGCCGAGGCCATCGCCGCTGTGCCGGGGTCGGGCATCATCGCAAGTTTCGCCGCTTCGCCGCGCTCGATCAGTGTCTTATGTAATATGGAGAGGCCGCCGACTTCTTTGACGGCAAAGATCGCAAAAGCAATAGCCCCAATTTGGGCAAGAATGTATTGCACCATGTCCGTCAAGGCGACGCCCCACAATCCCGAGAGCATCGTATAGATGAAGGCCAGCCCGGCAAACAGCGCGATGGTTTCAACCTTGTCCCAACCGATGGCGGCATTCATGATTTTCGCCAAAGCCAAAAATACCCAGCCCATTGCAATGACATTGATCGGCAGCGCGAGCCACAAGGCACGAAATCCTCTGAGGCCACGTGTGATCTTTGTGTGGCCGTAACGCAATTCGGTTAGCTCAACATCCGTTAAAACCTTCGCTCTTCTCCATAGCGGAGCCAAAAAGAAGGCCGAGAACAGCGAGCCAATTCCGAAACACCACCACTGCCAATTCTCGTATATCCCCATCGTGCGCACGAGCTTGGTCACATAGAGCGGCGTATCGCAGCTAAAGCTCGTGGCCACCATCGAGGTCCCGGCAATCCACCACGGCAGCGCCCGTCCCGCCAAGAAATATTCTTCGGTAGACTTGTGCGCACGCCGAGTCATGGCGATGCCCACGAGCAAGCTGAGGATGTTGTAACCTATGATGATGGACCAGTCGAGGGGGCTTAGCATTCGCGTTGTGGCTTTGAGTTTATTTCGGAATAGGTAAGAGAAAAGAGGTAAGACGTATGAACCCGGAACTTAGGCGCTCGATCGTGCTGTTTTTAGTATTGCCACAAAGATCGCAATCAACTCATCCGCTTCCTGTTTTAGCGGTCCTAATAGGGACGGCTTAATTAGCTGCAAGTCGGTGATCAGATCCAGCCAATACAACGTTTCTTCCAATTCCTGGAGGCACATCTGATGCTTGTTAACGTAGTCAGCTTTGGAACGCGACCTGTATGCTTCGGCATAGTTGGCGCCCACAGAAGTGCTTGAACGAAGTATCTGCGAGGCAATTACTTTGCTGGGGCCAGATTTCGGCAATTTCGATACAAGGTTAATGATCCGGATTGCGAACTGTCGCGTTCGAAGCCGCAAATCCTGACGAGTTTTCGCCTGACTTTCAGGGCTCATACCTCTGACCTCATACCTCTTACCTATTCTGAAATCCGCCATCTCAAACGCGCCTGCCCCTCCCCTCGAAATAAACAAACCTTCCTCCATTATTGCAAACAAACCGAGTGCTTGAGTGACTTTAGTCGCTTGCGGGAGACAATCGCATTTCTTAGCTTGTTAAATCCTTCACAAACCCTCTTTCAAACCTACTTTCGGAGGTAATATTTATGTCGAAAACTGCGGCCGCTGATAGGGATTATTCAAATTTCATGAAATGGGTCGAAACCCGTAATCCCGGTCAACCGGAATTTCTTCAGGCCGTGGGCGAAGTGGCCGAGTCGGTGTTCCCGTACTATCTCGAGCATGACGAGCTTCGCGAAGCCAGAATCCTCGAGCGTCTGACCGAACCTGACCGTGCCTTCCAATTCCGCGTCGCATGGGAAGACGATCGCGGCAAAGTCCAGGTGAACCGCGGCTATCGCGTGGAATTCTCCAGTGCGATTGGCCCGTACAAAGGAGGTCTGCGGTTCCATCCGACCGTCAACCTCAGCATTCTCAAATTCCTCGGATTTGAGCAAGTCTTTAAGAACGCATTGACGACCCTGCCCATGGGCGGCGGTAAAGGCGGCTCCGACTTTGATCCCAAGGGAAAATCGGATCGCGAAGTCATGAGATTCTGCCAGGCATTTATGTCCGAACTGTTCCGCCACCTCGGCCCGAACACCGACGTACCGGCCGGTGATATCGGCGTCGGCGGACGCGAAGTCGGCTTCCTGTTCGGCAAGTACCGTCAGCTCAAAAATGAGTTCACGGGCACGCTGACCGGCAAGGGCATCACCTACGGCGGCAGCTTGATCCGTCCGGAAGCCACCGGCTACGGCACGGTTTACTTCCTGCAGGAAATGCTGCACCACCACGGCGACAGCCTTGAAGGCAAGAAAGTCGCGATCAGCGGATCGGGCAACGTCTCCCAATATGCCGCCGAGCGCGTCATCAAGGAAGGCGGCACGGTTGTCACGCTGTCCGACTCGAACGGATATATCTATGACCCGAACGGCATCGACCGTAAGAAGATTCTGTGGGTGATGGAACTCAAGAATGAAAAGCGCGGCCGTATCTCCGAATATGCCGAAAAGTATGGCTGTGAGTATCACGAAGGCAAGCGTCCGTGGGAAGTCCCGTGTGACGTCGCTCTGCCGTGCGCGACTCAGAACGAAGTGTCGCTCGACGACGCCAAGACTCTGGTCAAGAACAAGTGCAAGTACGTCGCCGAAGGCGCGAACATGCCGACGGAACCGGATGCTACCGAATACTTCCAGAAGAACGGCGTCATCTACGCACCGGGCAAGGCTTCCAACGCGGGCGGCGTGGCTGTCTCCGGTTTGGAAATGTCGCAGAACAGCCTGCGTCTGTCGTGGACGCGCGGTGAAGTCAACGAGCGCTTGAAAGGTATCATGCAGGATATCCACAAGCAGTGCGTGCACTACGGCTCAGGCAAGAACGGCATGAATTATGTCGTCGGCGCCAACGTCGCAGGATTCGCCAAGGTCGCAAACGCGACGTTCGAACAGGGATTGATGTAAGACGTCTCCCGTGTATCATATGACAGGCCCCCGTGAAAACGGGGGCTTGTTTTTCGACCCGAAGACTATCAACTTTAATCATAACAAATGAGGCGGATGGATGAAAACAGCTTCTTGTCTTGCCTTGCTTATTTTGATTTTGCTCATGGACGGCGACAGCTTGGCCATGAGTATCTCTGCGCAGACTCCACGAAGTGCTTCTCTGGATGACGCAGACCCGAATGCTACGCATGATCTGATTGCCCACGATGTAGGAAATGTCCGGGCAACACTCAGCAATTATGGGGAATATGGCAATCCCAATGGCGTTTCCGGTTTCTATGGGATGGAGTTCCCCATAAACAGCGGCAATAGGTTCTTGTTCTCTGCCGGAATTTGGGTGGGCGCCGTGGTCAACGGCCAAATGCTCGTTTCTACAACGACAGACGGTGACAACGGCACGGGCGAATTTTGGCCCGTGCATATCGGTACGATTCCGGAAACGAACACGAGCGATCCGGATTGGTACATCTCGTCTTGTGCCTTTGCCGAACGAAACGGCAAGTTTTTTGTCCGCGGCGTGATGGAACGTGACGACGACGGAGATTGGAACCTCGAAACCGACGACTTGGACGGCGACTTGCTTCCTTCCGGAAATTGGGACGGCGGCAACGGACTGCTGTTCTTTGATGATGACGGTGACGGGCTGATAGATGAAGAAAGCCCCGACGGAATCGACAATGACGGCGATGGCCGGATCGATGAGGCACGGACGGCCAAAGTGATGCCAATGGCGACGGCAACGAAAGCTACGATCCGGAGCCGCATGTCGACGAAGATCCGGTCGGGGACATGGCCGATGACCACATTGACAATGACCACGACGGATTGGTGGATTCCGACGATCCTGATTGGGACGGGGATTGCTGTCCGGGTTCACTCGACGACGACGGCGACGGGTTGTTTGATGAAGATATCGCCGCGTTTGGCGAGCAAGAGTATTTCTGTGTTTATCAGGACAGCATTCAACCGCAATATGTTTCCAGTCCGGATGTGGACGGGCATACTCCTCTCGATATCGAAATCGCACAGCGAAGCTGTGCCTGGAGTGATTCGCTAGTGCAGAATGTCATCATTCTCGAATATACGGTCCGCAACATGGGGCTTGAAGATCTGGAAGATGTGCATCTCGCGTTTTTCGCGGATGCGGACATTGTTGCTCAAGGCGAGAGTGGTGACGCAGGATCGCTTGATGACGGGACGTATTTCGATGCTGAACGGAAGATGATGGTGACCTATGACGACTACAGAGATGCCGACGGACCGGGTCCCGGTGTTTTTGCAGTCAAGGCATTGCGTCCGCCAATCATGTGGCAAAACACCGAGTTTTCCTACCGGAATTTTGAGCGCTCGTCCGGTGGTGATCCGGAAACCAATGCCGACAAGTTTCTGGTGATTTCGAGTGGGGACCTCGACGGTCCGTCTCGGCAGCTTGGGGATTGGAGGATGTTGATGGGGTGGGGTGCGGCAAACGGCAGTCTTACTCTTGCGCCGACTGAGATCATGAGTTTCAGTGTTGCGATGTTTGCCGCTGCCGATACGAATGATGCAAAGGAGATTGCTGATAGGTTTCTGGGAGATTTTTCTTACCTTGATGCACCAAACAGGCCAAGTATTGCAAGTGAATTTACACTGCACCAAAACTACCCTAACCCGTTCAATCCAACAACGACCATAGGATTTAGTTTGGCGAAAGCAATGACCGTGAGGCTGACGGTCTATGACGGGACGGGACGCGAAGTTGGCACGCTTTTCGACGACCGCGCCGAAGCGGGCACACACACTGTTCTGTTTGACGGAACAGCGTTTGCGTCTGGAACCTATTTCTATTCGTTGAAGTCCGGACGTTCTTACTGCGCCAAGAAGATGATATTGATAAAATAGATCGGCGGTGTATTTTTGCCGCTTGACGACAGGAAGGATGGAATAATGAGACTTGGATATGCGCTACTTTTCGCCGTATTAATCGGAAGCATTGCTAACACGGCAACTGGAACCAACGTGACTTTTCAGTGCCAGATGTCCGTTCAAATCGAACTTGGAAATTTTAACCCGAATTCCGACACTCTCGTTGTCAGAGGCTCGTTTGACGGTTGGGCGGGCAACGATTATCCGCTGCTGCCAAACGGAACTCTCTACGCGATCACCACGGATATTCCGCCCGGAGACATCGAATACAAGTTTGTCATGGTACGCGGAGGATCTGACCAATGGGAGTTTGTGGAAAATCGCACGGTGACAGTCGAGACAACTCCTCTCGTATTGCCCGTCTTCTATTTCAACAACATTGTGTCGTCCCAATCCGCAGACGTGGAAGTCCTGTTTCGCGTCGACATGGGAGTCCAGACCGTCAACGGTAACTTCGATCCAGAGACGGATTGGGTGGTTGTTCGTGGAGGGCACGACAGCCTCTTCTTCTGGGGAGGAAGCCGCCAATTGTATGAAGAGCCGGGTAATCCGGGTGTGTATTCGCGATGGGTTCTGTTCCCAAATCTGCTGGTTGAAAATCTCGTCGAATACAAATTTGTCATATTGGACAATGGTGATGTCAACTCTGCCGATTGGGAAATAGCTCCAAACAGATCGTTTCAAGCGACAGGCCAAGAGCCGGACAATCTTCCTCCTCCTTCCGGTGACGGATACGGCGAGATAACCCCCGGCCTGGTGTACTTTTCCGACTTATCCTGGGATGATGTGCTTGTTTCGAACGTGGACGTCGTGTTTTCCGTTGATGCAAGACCCTTGTACGGCAGAATTGCCGACGAGGTTTTTATTTACGATTTTCAGACTGGTGACACAATCCGCTCCGTTGAGTCGATTCAAGTCGCAGGAGACTTCAATTACTGGCCGTGGGGCAACTTCCCGGCGTCGTACTTCTTAAATGACAGCGGAGTTAACGGCGACAATGTTGCAGGGGATTCGGTATTCAGTCTGACGGTTCCATTTGTCATTGGCGATCCTCGGGACGTCACATACAAGTACGGCGTAAACGAACGGAATGTTGAAGCAACTTTTTGGTATAACCACTTGCAGACGATTGACGACAGCCAACCGTTGTTCCGTTTTGCGACGGACTGTTGGGGTTCGCAGGACAATTGGTATCAGGATTGGCCGTGCCAGCCATTGAATCGAGGAACGGTGTCGCTCGTTTCTTCCGGGCCGCCGGTGTGGGAGTATGAATTGCAGCATCTTTCCGGCGCCATTGACCGCTTCGTGTTCACGGGAACGTGCATTGGAACATCCGCATGGGTAAGCGGCGCTGCGGAATCCGCTGGATGGAGTGCGACAGCCTACGACGATTCCATAGTCCTGTCATCTGCGACTCCGTTGATGAACGGTTTGCTCGGCAGCTTCATGCTTTCACATCCCGTTTGCGATGGCACAATCTCTTGGCACATGGAAGATACTACTGGAACCATTGCCGGACCGTCAGGACAAGGTCTTCCGAGGGCGCCCGACAGCTTGTCCATCTATTGTGATATAGACGAGCCGTCGTTGATTTTGCGCTGGTCGCGGGTCACACAAGACTATATGGGGCAACCTTTGGTTCCTGATGCCTACTACGTTTTTCGTAGTTCGGAACCGGATTTCCCGGGCGGGGGGGATTTGATCGGAACGGTCAGCGGAATGGATCCGCCGGAATTTACCGATTTCGACGTCGGAACAGCGGAGTCGGAATATTTCTACAGAATAAAGGCAGTAGTCTTTCCGGAATAGACGGCAACAGAAAGCCCCCGCATTTGCGGGGGCTTCTTTACGGTCAAGGGTGGCTGTTATCTGAGTAGAAGCATCTTCTTGGTTGTGCTGTGTGCTCCCCATTCCAATCTGTAGAAATAGAGTCCGCTGGAAAGTCCGTTGGCAACAAAGTTGACACTGTGGTAGCCCGCGGTCAGAGTCCCGCTCATCAAAGTCTCCACCAACTGCCCGCGAATATTATAAATCTTCAGCGATCCGTTTGTCGTCACCGGAATCTCAAACTCGATCGTCGTGTTCGGATTGAACGGATTCGGATAGTTTTGATGAAGCGCTGTCGTGGTCGGCAGCGGTTCAACCGGAGGCTTGGGAACGTCGAGCACTTGTGTTCTGAGTGCATTCAACGACGCCGCGAGCAGCTCCTGTGCTTGCTGCTCCTCCACAAAGTAGAGGGGGAAACCGAAAAAGATTTCTCCGGGACCAATCACGGCACACGGCGAATGGTCGAAACCTGAGGTGTCGCTTTCACTCAAGATTACGTCGTACAGCGTCCACGTGTTGCCGCGCCGCCAGAAAAAATCCACTCCCGGCAAGAAGTCGAAATTCGTGATGTTGAGATACCTTAGTTCAGAGAGTTTGGCCATGTCCCACGCGAGTGCCGGGAAGTCCTCATCCGTCGCCGTTGCGCCAACCGTTCGAATGTCGGACAGAGGGTTGGTCGGAAGATACCGCATTGCGGCCCAAACCGAGTCAAACTCGAGCGGAGCAAACTGCGACAATGTGAGCTGAGAACGCAGCACGCCGATGCTGCTTGTGGAACCGTACACCGTGTTGCGTCCGAAACGAATCAGCTTCCCGCCAATCGCGACATACCGGCTAAGCACACTTTCGATGGCGCTTTGATGCAGCGTGCGCAAGGTGTATGGATTTTCGTTGTGCCAAATGACCACTTGATACCGGGCCAAACTGTCGAGCGGCAAGACGTCCGCCTCATTCGGCGGATCATAATAGTCAAACGGCTCGTTTATTTGCCCGAGCAAATGCTGATAGAAATTTCTGACGAGCGTATCCGATACGGCCATTCGAGTATACTCTGCGGCCAATGGAGTTTTGGTCTCGTCATACACGAGAATCGAAAGCGTCGGAGCATAAGGAATCAATGTGATTTCGTTGCCCGGCAAACTCTCGACGACGTTTGTTCCCACGATCACCAGCCAATAGGTATACTCGACACCCGAGAACACAGCTTGGTCTACCAAGAAGGTCGTGGTCAAGTTGTCAAACACTACAGTATCATTCGCCGACGTGCGTACGAGTTTGTAGTGAGAAAACATCGGATCGTCCACGGATTCCCAATGCAGAGAATCGCCGCCGTCAATGGCAGCACCTTCAAGCAATCCGTCGTTGGGAACCGCGCCGACGCGCGCGAGCTTTCGCGCCGGAAAACTGCGATGGCCGTCCACGTCGTAGGTCTCGACTTCGATCAGCCAGTCGTCGCCGTTCGTCAAATCGGCAATCGTGTATTCTGTTTCTGAAATCTGAACTTCCGTAAACTCCGTTCGCTCGCCTTGTCCTCCGTCTGCGATGCCATAGACACGGTAGCCTGCGACTCCGCCGACTTCGGGCTGAAGCCAAGCGAGCGGCAACTCCTGATTCGCGGCGTGAGTCAGCAGCAAATCCACCGCAGGAGTAGGCGGCTGATAGGCATAGCCCGCATCATAGAGTGTGCGTGCGGATTCATAGCTCTCCAAGAGTCCGGCATAGTTAAACAACGTCGAATCGAGATTCGTGGGATCCGGTTGTGGATTGTCGGGATCGTGGAAGTATTCACCGATGAACAGCGTAGACGTGAAACTTCCAGACTCGCCGGGAGCAAGCCGGAAATGGCACATCCCGTCTTCGTCGACGTGATCATAGTGCCCGAATTGATTCCAACTCAGCATAAAGCGGCAGTCGTAACCGTCGGCAATATCTCGCTGCGTCGCATCATCGATATCCACCGCCCGCCATGTGTGGTCCGTTCCGGGATGACAGGGATAATCGTCATTTTGTGCCGGGTGTGCGGCGCGAAGTGCATATTGTCCGTAGTCGTGCTCGCCGCTGGCCAACAAGTCGTACTTGTGCAAGTCTCCTTCGGGAGTTCCCCAAGTACTCATCCAATCGGGAGAATCCGTCCACGACGGTCCGAAGTCGAGACTTAGATCTGCGTTCGGATTCCACCAGTTGTAGCTTCCCGGTTGATTCGTTGAGAGCGAGTCCGCAGAAATTGAGAGACCGGCGAATCCCAGCGCGTGCGGCAAGCGGAAGTCACCCGACTGCACCGTGCGTCCGTCGTTGTCAGCAATCCAACCGAGGGTACGATCCGTTCCATCGTGGACCAGCAATGCACCGGTGATGTCGTCAATATGATCATTGATATTTCCCGCAACGCCGATATCCCCATCCAGATACAATCCTAACACGGGATCGAAAATCGTATCGGGGCTGATGTTCTCAATCTGGAATTCCAAAATAACAAACCGCGCGAAATCTGGAGAGGACCAGAGTCGCGCGGTCTGTGTAATTTCGATTCCGATTGGAACGTGCGGTCCGTCGGTGGGGTCGTTTCGTACAAAGATCTGATCCGTCAAGGTGTCCGTGTACACTGCAACGGCTTCGATATTCGCATGGGCCGACGGATCATAAATACTGTTGCCGAAACAATCCGTCGCGTCAGGGAGATTCGATCTCAGTGTGATTCCGTGGCCGGGTAATTCTCCGGCGTGAAATTCGTTAATCGACGGATTTTGCCAGCCGTCCGTGCCCACGGAGACCCGGAAATTCCGGTTTGTCCCGTCATTGATGTAAGCTCCAATCCAAACAGCGCCTTGAAACAGATAGTTCGCACCTGAGCCGATGGGGTATTCAAACTGCGGCGCCCACTCTCCGTCGCACGGATTATCCAACGAGCCCGATTGATTTGCACCGTCGTTTCCGAAGAAACCCCAATTTGTAAAATTGAGCGCCAACGTGCCGTTATTCAGGACATAATTCTCGTCCTGAGGATGGGCGACATCGAGCGCTCTTCGCGGTTCGCGGAGTGGTCCGCGTTCCATGTTTGCCGACCACGAAACCTGCGCGGCCAGCAGCAGTAGTCCAACCAGCATCCAACGGGACATGTGACACCTCCCGCAGCAGTAGCTGCTTGTTGCGATTCTATGGGACCCCGTATAAGATACCCTCAACCCAAAGAAAAGTCAAGTTGTCCATATTTATCTCAAAGCCGCAGTCGATAGCTTTCACTGACAATCAGATGCAATCTGTGTTAAGACTCGCGCAAGCTTTCTTAGGCTCGACAACCTACTTCAATCAATCTGCAGTTTGATTCGCAGTAGAGTTGGAGATCGCTTCTCGCCTGTTTCATTTAAGAACTAAACAAGGCAAGTAAATAGGTGCTGCCGGAAAGAAGCGCTTTAGGTGGGTGCGCTCTTTTGAAGATCCTTCAGCCGCAGCGGCTTCAGGATGACAAGGGTTTTGAGCGGCCTCAGGATGACAAGGGCTCTGATATGAAATATGAAAATCAGAGCAGTGTCAACTTATCCACTTCAACGTGTACTTCGCCGTCATGTAAAGTCCCACACAAATAAACACCACTCCCGTCGTGAGCCGCGCCCATTTTTCGAAGAAAGTCAGGCGGCCGTAGAGCTTGCCCGTGGCTTGCGCGCCGAAGACAATTACCGCCGCAAACAGCAAAACCGGCAAGGCAGTGCCCACACCATACACCGCCGGGAAAATTCCAATTGAGTTATGTTGCGCCGCCAGCGGAATCAAACTTCCAAAAAACAGCGCCGCCGACACCGGACAAAACGATACGGCGAAGATTGCGCCCAAGAAAAAGGCTCCCGCCGAACCCCACAACTCCGCGCGCTTGGCCAACCGTTCGATGAAACCACTGCCGCTTGCGACGGGAAGTTTGATCCAACCCGCGAGAATCACTCCTATCAAAATCAAAAACGGGCCGAGCGCTTCGTGCATGTATTTTTGCAAGCCAAACGAGAGCTTCGACAGCGACAACACACTCCACACCACGAGCGCGCCGACCACGACATACGCAAGCATTCGTCCGGCGGTGTAGAGCACACCCGACCACATCGCGCTCGCCGGAGCATTGGCTTTGCGCGCGACGAACGACACCGCCGCGATGTTTGTGGCCAGTGGGCACGGGCTGATCGAAGTCAGAATCCCCAACCACGCCGCCGTGCCGAGTCCGAGCAGATACTCGTTCATTTAGCTGCCCAGAAACTCCGCGACCTGCGCTTCGACGTACTTCTTGAATTCTGCTTCGTCATTCAAGTAATCCCACACTTTGTCGCAGTTTTTCCACTTCACTTGCTTGCCGTTTTCATATCTGACCAAAACCAGCGCCTTCGTGAAAAGCTGGAAGTCATCGACAAAGTGCTCGTTGGCTTCTTCGTCGAGATTCTTCATCATCCACGACAGTTCGCCGCTTGCGAGTTGCTCTGAAAATCCGTTTTCAATCGCTTCGTGCGAGTACTTTTCGATCTTCAAGCAATTGGAACAGCGAATCGTATTGTAGAAATAGTAGGCCACATTGGTAACCTGCGGAGTGGCCGCGCTGTCGGGAGTTGTTTCTTCCGCCAGCACAGGCAAGGCGACGGCCATTAGTAAGGAAATAATCAACACTCTCAT
It encodes the following:
- a CDS encoding T9SS type A sorting domain-containing protein — its product is MADDHIDNDHDGLVDSDDPDWDGDCCPGSLDDDGDGLFDEDIAAFGEQEYFCVYQDSIQPQYVSSPDVDGHTPLDIEIAQRSCAWSDSLVQNVIILEYTVRNMGLEDLEDVHLAFFADADIVAQGESGDAGSLDDGTYFDAERKMMVTYDDYRDADGPGPGVFAVKALRPPIMWQNTEFSYRNFERSSGGDPETNADKFLVISSGDLDGPSRQLGDWRMLMGWGAANGSLTLAPTEIMSFSVAMFAAADTNDAKEIADRFLGDFSYLDAPNRPSIASEFTLHQNYPNPFNPTTTIGFSLAKAMTVRLTVYDGTGREVGTLFDDRAEAGTHTVLFDGTAFASGTYFYSLKSGRSYCAKKMILIK
- the gdhA gene encoding NADP-specific glutamate dehydrogenase: MSKTAAADRDYSNFMKWVETRNPGQPEFLQAVGEVAESVFPYYLEHDELREARILERLTEPDRAFQFRVAWEDDRGKVQVNRGYRVEFSSAIGPYKGGLRFHPTVNLSILKFLGFEQVFKNALTTLPMGGGKGGSDFDPKGKSDREVMRFCQAFMSELFRHLGPNTDVPAGDIGVGGREVGFLFGKYRQLKNEFTGTLTGKGITYGGSLIRPEATGYGTVYFLQEMLHHHGDSLEGKKVAISGSGNVSQYAAERVIKEGGTVVTLSDSNGYIYDPNGIDRKKILWVMELKNEKRGRISEYAEKYGCEYHEGKRPWEVPCDVALPCATQNEVSLDDAKTLVKNKCKYVAEGANMPTEPDATEYFQKNGVIYAPGKASNAGGVAVSGLEMSQNSLRLSWTRGEVNERLKGIMQDIHKQCVHYGSGKNGMNYVVGANVAGFAKVANATFEQGLM
- a CDS encoding Na+:solute symporter yields the protein MLSPLDWSIIIGYNILSLLVGIAMTRRAHKSTEEYFLAGRALPWWIAGTSMVATSFSCDTPLYVTKLVRTMGIYENWQWWCFGIGSLFSAFFLAPLWRRAKVLTDVELTELRYGHTKITRGLRGFRALWLALPINVIAMGWVFLALAKIMNAAIGWDKVETIALFAGLAFIYTMLSGLWGVALTDMVQYILAQIGAIAFAIFAVKEVGGLSILHKTLIERGEAAKLAMMPDPGTAAMASADWWTPAFLGFLVYTGITWWANVNSDGGGKIIQRQNACKNEQHAFLATLWYSLTNLAFRTWPWVIVALCTLIIYPVVDDPEMAYPNLMMKVMPSGWLGVMVASLLAAFMSTVSTQLNWGASYLVHDFYRHFLVKDKDEKHYLRAGKYATVLVLIAAGLAAYYTSSVTEAFKFVIAFGAGTGPVYILRWFWWRINAWSEIAAMAASSVITVALFSAGPMYFGLKLLIITFGSMAIWLSATFLTKPAPMGQLIEFYRRTSPPGFWAPVAEHCRKHGLTLPKTQSLKTPARGFAWGFLFVFGLTLGLGYLLMLNNLWAAVWFVLMVVGFWGLKRDGYLRTS
- a CDS encoding four helix bundle protein; translated protein: MSPESQAKTRQDLRLRTRQFAIRIINLVSKLPKSGPSKVIASQILRSSTSVGANYAEAYRSRSKADYVNKHQMCLQELEETLYWLDLITDLQLIKPSLLGPLKQEADELIAIFVAILKTARSSA
- a CDS encoding RNA methyltransferase, producing the protein MTDLLSPTRKQVADWARLSQKKFRRESGLFLIEGEVCVREALAAEAVDCLLLQSTEASRWEFLAYEFPKILSYQLNTDVFRRVSQVEATQGIAAVGKQFKLPARKSGVTLLCEQVSDPGNCGALLRVADFFGASELILGPGSADVWNEKVVRGSMGSIFHQPVREVGDIHRFVLDWKGDSIALAAHEGVSVSESFASPKLLVLGNESRGISAELESACKHKVTLKPKGNAESLNLVTAAAVFCYALS